A single region of the Kocuria rosea genome encodes:
- a CDS encoding serine hydrolase has translation MSRSHPQHRRTVRTLGAAALLLGLTVPAPAAALPDAPGGAAATTAAVTVPASCGPAAGPLPAAVGPAAQDDRRALTTALDGLSAAVGAEIGLLVQDADGRTVFAHRPEVSGMEASLSKVPLALTIMRLAAERDGRLTEQQRALIRDSVHESGNESTTALYGALGPTLSAMEGELNETYDLMGVSSTRSSGGWGHNLTTASDQLAVLGTVVHGADWLPEEDLAWLREQMRPTHPSQTWGVGAARADGSGAADSLVKNGWLPDAGGAWDTHSVGRTVSGGTAHHIAVLGSGYPSAACGQDVATAVVDLYLALGTG, from the coding sequence CACCCTGGGGGCCGCCGCGCTCCTCCTGGGACTCACCGTCCCGGCCCCCGCGGCGGCGCTCCCGGACGCCCCGGGCGGCGCGGCCGCCACGACCGCGGCGGTCACCGTCCCCGCCTCCTGCGGTCCGGCCGCGGGTCCGCTGCCCGCCGCGGTGGGACCCGCGGCGCAGGACGACCGGCGCGCCCTGACCACCGCGCTGGACGGGCTGAGCGCGGCGGTGGGCGCCGAGATCGGGCTGCTGGTGCAGGACGCGGACGGCCGCACGGTCTTCGCCCACCGCCCCGAGGTGTCCGGCATGGAGGCCAGCCTCTCCAAGGTCCCGCTGGCCCTCACCATCATGCGCCTGGCCGCCGAGCGGGACGGCCGGCTCACGGAGCAGCAGCGGGCCCTGATCCGCGACAGCGTCCACGAGAGCGGCAACGAGTCCACCACCGCCCTCTACGGCGCGCTCGGGCCCACGCTCTCCGCCATGGAGGGCGAGCTCAACGAGACCTACGACCTCATGGGCGTCAGCTCGACCCGGTCCTCGGGCGGCTGGGGCCACAACCTGACCACCGCCTCCGACCAGCTGGCCGTGCTGGGCACGGTCGTCCACGGGGCGGACTGGCTGCCCGAGGAGGACCTGGCCTGGCTGCGGGAGCAGATGCGGCCCACCCATCCGTCCCAGACCTGGGGCGTGGGCGCGGCCCGCGCGGACGGGTCCGGGGCGGCGGACTCCCTCGTCAAGAACGGGTGGCTGCCGGACGCCGGCGGCGCGTGGGACACCCACAGCGTGGGGCGCACGGTGTCGGGCGGGACCGCCCACCACATCGCGGTGCTGGGCTCCGGCTACCCCTCCGCGGCCTGCGGCCAGGACGTGGCCACCGCCGTGGTCGACCTGTACCTCGCGCTCGGGACCGGCTGA
- the fmdA gene encoding formamidase translates to MPELIFPLDSSRPFEDQQLVGHNRWHPEIPPVATVRPGDTFRVHCREWFDGAIVNDDSAEDVLNAPLTTVHKLSGPFAVQGAQPGDLLVVDILDVGPIPQEDSGPLAGQGWGYTGVFARSNGGGFLTDRFPDAYKAIWDFRGQTATSRHVPEVSFTGIVHPGLMGTAPSAELLARWNAREGALIATDPDRVPPLALPPEPENALLGGVPGPDVERVAAEAARTAPPRENGGNQDIKNLTKGTRVFYPVFVDGANFSVGDLHFSQGDGEITFCGAIEMGGFIDFHVDVIKGGMETYGVTENAIFLPGRTDPQYSEWIAFSGTSVTLDGEQRYLDSQLSYQRACLHAVDYLTKFGYSPEQAYLLLGAAPIEGRFSGVVDIPNSCATVYLPTAIFDFDVRPSASGPHRVDPGAGAPHAAA, encoded by the coding sequence ATGCCGGAGCTCATCTTTCCCCTGGACTCGTCACGGCCGTTCGAGGACCAGCAGCTGGTCGGGCACAACCGGTGGCACCCGGAGATCCCCCCGGTGGCCACCGTGCGACCGGGGGACACGTTCCGGGTGCACTGCCGGGAGTGGTTCGACGGCGCGATCGTCAACGACGACTCCGCCGAGGACGTCCTCAACGCGCCGCTGACGACCGTGCACAAGCTCTCCGGCCCGTTCGCGGTGCAGGGCGCCCAGCCGGGCGACCTGCTCGTCGTCGACATCCTCGACGTCGGCCCGATCCCGCAGGAGGACTCCGGCCCCCTGGCCGGGCAGGGCTGGGGGTACACCGGCGTCTTCGCGCGGTCCAACGGTGGCGGCTTCCTCACCGACCGGTTCCCGGACGCCTACAAGGCGATCTGGGACTTCCGCGGCCAGACTGCGACCTCCCGGCACGTCCCGGAGGTCTCGTTCACCGGCATCGTCCACCCCGGCCTGATGGGCACCGCGCCCTCCGCGGAGCTCCTGGCCCGGTGGAACGCGCGCGAAGGGGCGCTCATCGCCACCGACCCGGACCGGGTCCCGCCCCTGGCGCTGCCGCCCGAGCCGGAGAACGCCCTGCTCGGCGGGGTTCCCGGCCCGGACGTCGAGCGGGTCGCCGCGGAGGCCGCGCGCACCGCGCCGCCCCGCGAGAACGGCGGCAACCAGGACATCAAGAACCTCACCAAGGGCACCCGCGTCTTCTACCCCGTCTTCGTGGACGGCGCGAACTTCTCCGTGGGCGACCTGCACTTCTCCCAGGGCGACGGCGAGATCACGTTCTGCGGCGCCATCGAGATGGGCGGGTTCATCGACTTCCACGTGGACGTCATCAAGGGCGGGATGGAGACCTACGGGGTCACGGAGAACGCGATCTTCCTGCCGGGCAGGACGGACCCGCAGTACAGCGAGTGGATCGCCTTCTCCGGCACCTCGGTGACCCTCGACGGCGAGCAGCGCTACCTCGACTCGCAGCTGTCCTACCAGCGGGCGTGCCTGCACGCCGTCGACTACCTCACGAAGTTCGGGTACTCCCCGGAGCAGGCGTACCTGCTGCTGGGCGCCGCGCCGATCGAGGGCCGGTTCTCGGGGGTGGTGGACATCCCCAACTCCTGCGCCACGGTCTATCTGCCCACCGCGATCTTCGACTTCGACGTCCGGCCGTCCGCGTCCGGACCGCACCGGGTGGATCCGGGCGCGGGGGCGCCGCACGCGGCCGCGTGA
- a CDS encoding FmdB family zinc ribbon protein gives MPIYEYRCRECGDFEVLLGMGAATRESDCPGCGSAARRLMSAPGLSRAGTPAARLIERTERTAAEPDVVAAPPPGSRRATRTTGNPLHRRLPRP, from the coding sequence ATGCCGATCTACGAGTACCGGTGCCGGGAGTGCGGCGACTTCGAGGTCCTGCTGGGCATGGGCGCGGCCACGCGCGAGAGCGACTGCCCCGGCTGCGGCTCCGCGGCGCGGCGGCTGATGAGCGCGCCCGGGCTCTCCCGGGCCGGCACCCCCGCGGCCCGGCTGATCGAGCGCACCGAGCGCACCGCCGCGGAGCCCGACGTCGTCGCCGCGCCCCCGCCCGGCTCCCGGCGAGCGACCCGCACCACCGGCAACCCCCTGCACCGCAGACTTCCCCGGCCCTGA